A region from the Mustela erminea isolate mMusErm1 chromosome 10, mMusErm1.Pri, whole genome shotgun sequence genome encodes:
- the AGMAT gene encoding agmatinase, mitochondrial isoform X2: MLRWIASRGARGLGVGRGAHPAVGLCHPGRSSSSRSSDAPRNQPPSSEFVARTVGVCSMMRLPVQASPEGLDAAFVGVPLDIGTSNRPGARFGPRRIREESVMLRTVNPSTGALPFQSLMVADLGDVNVNLYNLQDSCRLIREAYQKIVTAGCIPLTLGGDHTITYPILQAMAKKHGPVGLLHVDAHMDTADTALGEKLYHGSPFRRCVDEGLLDCKRVVQIGIRGSAMTLDPFRYSRSQGFRVVPAEDCWMKSLVPLMGEVRQQMGGKPIYISFDIDSLDPAYAPGTGTPEIAGLTPSQNGNSNFRQSDLFPPLPSLILSAGHI; encoded by the exons ATGCTTCGGTGGATTGCCTCCCGGGGCGCCCGGGGTCTGGGGGTCGGCAGGGGCGCGCATCCTGCCGTGGGCCTCTGCCACCCGGGCCGCAGCTCCAGCAGCCGGTCCTCCGATGCGCCCCGGAACCAGCCCCCCAGCTCCGAGTTCGTGGCCCGGACGGTGGGCGTCTGCTCCATGATGCGGCTGCCAGTGCAGGCCTCTCCCGAGGGGCTGGACGCCGCCTTCGTCGGGGTGCCGCTGGACATTGGGACCTCCAACCGGCCCGGGGCGAG atttggACCCCGGCGGATCCGGGAAGAATCAGTGATGCTTCGGACAGTCAACCCTAGCACGGGGGCCCTCCCCTTCCAGTCCCTCATGGTTGCAGACCTAGGCGATGTGAACGTCAATCTTTACAACCTTCAGGATAGCTGCCGTTTAATTCGAGAGGCCTATCAGAAAATTGTAACAGCTGGCTGTATTCCCCTGACCTTGG GTGGAGATCACACAATCACATATCCGATTCTGCAAGCGATGGCAAAAAA GCATGGCCCCGTGGGGCTGCTGCACGTGGACGCTCACATGGACACAGCTGACACGGCCCTTGGAGAGAAGCTCTACCACGGGTCGCCCTTCCGCCGCTGTGTGGACGAGGGGCTCCTGGACTGTAAGCGCGTGGTGCAGATCGGCATCCGGGGCTCCGCCATGACCTTGGATCCTTTCAGATACAGCCGGAGCCAG GGCTTCCGGGTGGTCCCGGCCGAAGACTGTTGGATGAAGTCCCTGGTTCCTCTGATGGGGGAGGTGAGGCAGCAGATGGGAGGCAAACCCATCTATATCAGCTTTGACATTGACAGTTTGGACCCCGCCTATGCCCCGGGGACAGGCACCCCTGAGATTGCCGGTCTCACCCCGAGTCAG AATGGAAACTCTAATTTTAGACAAAGTGACCTCTTCCCACCATTGCCCTCACTTATCCTGTCTGCTGGCCACATCTAA
- the AGMAT gene encoding agmatinase, mitochondrial isoform X1: protein MLRWIASRGARGLGVGRGAHPAVGLCHPGRSSSSRSSDAPRNQPPSSEFVARTVGVCSMMRLPVQASPEGLDAAFVGVPLDIGTSNRPGARFGPRRIREESVMLRTVNPSTGALPFQSLMVADLGDVNVNLYNLQDSCRLIREAYQKIVTAGCIPLTLGGDHTITYPILQAMAKKHGPVGLLHVDAHMDTADTALGEKLYHGSPFRRCVDEGLLDCKRVVQIGIRGSAMTLDPFRYSRSQGFRVVPAEDCWMKSLVPLMGEVRQQMGGKPIYISFDIDSLDPAYAPGTGTPEIAGLTPSQALEIIRGCQGLNVVGCDLVEVSPPYDPFGNTALVAANLLFEMLCALPKVTVA, encoded by the exons ATGCTTCGGTGGATTGCCTCCCGGGGCGCCCGGGGTCTGGGGGTCGGCAGGGGCGCGCATCCTGCCGTGGGCCTCTGCCACCCGGGCCGCAGCTCCAGCAGCCGGTCCTCCGATGCGCCCCGGAACCAGCCCCCCAGCTCCGAGTTCGTGGCCCGGACGGTGGGCGTCTGCTCCATGATGCGGCTGCCAGTGCAGGCCTCTCCCGAGGGGCTGGACGCCGCCTTCGTCGGGGTGCCGCTGGACATTGGGACCTCCAACCGGCCCGGGGCGAG atttggACCCCGGCGGATCCGGGAAGAATCAGTGATGCTTCGGACAGTCAACCCTAGCACGGGGGCCCTCCCCTTCCAGTCCCTCATGGTTGCAGACCTAGGCGATGTGAACGTCAATCTTTACAACCTTCAGGATAGCTGCCGTTTAATTCGAGAGGCCTATCAGAAAATTGTAACAGCTGGCTGTATTCCCCTGACCTTGG GTGGAGATCACACAATCACATATCCGATTCTGCAAGCGATGGCAAAAAA GCATGGCCCCGTGGGGCTGCTGCACGTGGACGCTCACATGGACACAGCTGACACGGCCCTTGGAGAGAAGCTCTACCACGGGTCGCCCTTCCGCCGCTGTGTGGACGAGGGGCTCCTGGACTGTAAGCGCGTGGTGCAGATCGGCATCCGGGGCTCCGCCATGACCTTGGATCCTTTCAGATACAGCCGGAGCCAG GGCTTCCGGGTGGTCCCGGCCGAAGACTGTTGGATGAAGTCCCTGGTTCCTCTGATGGGGGAGGTGAGGCAGCAGATGGGAGGCAAACCCATCTATATCAGCTTTGACATTGACAGTTTGGACCCCGCCTATGCCCCGGGGACAGGCACCCCTGAGATTGCCGGTCTCACCCCGAGTCAG GCGCTGGAGATCATCCGGGGTTGTCAAGGCCTGAACGTGGTGGGTTGTGATCTTGTGGAAGTTTCGCCGCCCTATGATCCTTTTG GCAACACGGCCCTGGTGGCGGCTAACCTGCTCTTTGAGATGCTGTGTGCTCTCCCCAAAGTGACAGTCGCCTGA